A stretch of Chionomys nivalis chromosome 2, mChiNiv1.1, whole genome shotgun sequence DNA encodes these proteins:
- the Tnp1 gene encoding spermatid nuclear transition protein 1 isoform X2, translated as MSTSRKLKSHGMRRGKNRSPHKGVKRGGGKRKYRKGCLKSRKRGDDGNRNYRSHL; from the exons ATGTCGACCAGCCGCAAGCTAAAGAGCCATGGCATGAGGAGAGGAAAAAACCGATCCCCTCACAAGGGTGTCAAGAGAGGAGGCGGCAAGAGAAAATACCGGAAGGGCTGCCTGAAGAGCAGGAAACGGGGCGATGATGGTAA TCGCAATTACCGCTCCCACTTGTGA
- the Tnp1 gene encoding spermatid nuclear transition protein 1 isoform X1: protein MSTSRKLKSHGMRRGKNRSPHKGVKRGGGKRKYRKGCLKSRKRGDDASRNYRSHL from the exons ATGTCGACCAGCCGCAAGCTAAAGAGCCATGGCATGAGGAGAGGAAAAAACCGATCCCCTCACAAGGGTGTCAAGAGAGGAGGCGGCAAGAGAAAATACCGGAAGGGCTGCCTGAAGAGCAGGAAACGGGGCGATGATG CAAGTCGCAATTACCGCTCCCACTTGTGA